The following proteins are co-located in the Verrucomicrobiota bacterium genome:
- a CDS encoding DUF4160 domain-containing protein: MPVISRFFGITIRINPRDHLPPHFHAQYADDEASSTAL, encoded by the coding sequence ATGCCGGTCATTTCGAGATTCTTTGGCATCACGATACGCATCAATCCACGGGACCATCTGCCTCCGCATTTCCATGCCCAATACGCTGACGACGAGGCCTCTTCAACTGCTCTCTGA